Proteins encoded by one window of Agarivorans sp. Alg241-V36:
- a CDS encoding DUF1499 domain-containing protein, with product MLLSGIVVIVLVVLGFMVYKNLSTPSDLGLQSGRLAPLASSPNGVSSYAEGDKKVAALPFKADLKSTQLAALRAFAHMPNNKVISRDEQYVHAVFFSPTVGYRDDVELHFDQTEHLVHFRSQSRVGYSDMGINNQRYQEFAKLYLEAE from the coding sequence ATGCTGTTGTCAGGAATAGTAGTGATTGTGTTGGTTGTGCTTGGGTTCATGGTTTATAAAAACCTTAGTACCCCAAGTGATCTCGGCTTGCAGTCGGGTCGACTCGCGCCATTAGCCAGTTCACCAAATGGCGTATCGAGTTACGCTGAGGGTGACAAAAAAGTAGCCGCCCTGCCATTTAAAGCCGATTTGAAAAGCACTCAGCTAGCAGCCTTACGCGCTTTTGCCCACATGCCAAACAACAAAGTGATTAGCCGTGACGAGCAATATGTTCACGCTGTATTTTTCAGCCCAACTGTAGGTTATCGCGATGATGTAGAGCTGCATTTTGACCAAACTGAGCACTTAGTACATTTTCGTTCTCAGTCTCGCGTAGGTTACTCTGATATGGGTATAAATAATCAGCGATATCAAGAGTTTGCCAAGTTATATCTAGAAGCTGAGTAA
- the lysS gene encoding lysine--tRNA ligase, which yields MSEQTEQSLEQAAQEENKLIAERRAKLDKIRETCSANGHPNDFKREHLADDLQQQFGEQSKQDLEAAGNVVAIAGRIMAKRGPFLVIQDVSGRIQAYAPKPVQKELKEIGGLDIGDIIGVKGALHKSGKGDLYVNMDEYALLTKALRPLPEKFHGLTDQEQRYRQRYVDLIVNDDSRQAFVVRSKLVAGIRRFMESKDFMEVETPMMQVIPGGATARPFVTHHNALDQEMFLRIAPELYLKRLVVGGFERVFEINRNFRNEGLSPRHNPEFTMMEFYMAYADYNDLMDLTEEMLRTVAVEVLGSSSMPYGDETVEFAGSYPRLSMLQAIKQYNPEHADIQALDYDKVQDREHMVSIAKSVGVEVEKFWTCGQLLEEIFGETAEPKLIQPTFITEYPADISPLARRNDDNAFITDRFEFFIGGREVANGFSELNDAEDQDARFKAQVEAKDAGDDEAMFYDADYITALEHGLPPTAGQGIGIDRLAMLFTNTHTIRDVILFPAMRPQA from the coding sequence ATGTCGGAACAAACAGAACAAAGTCTGGAACAAGCAGCACAAGAAGAAAATAAACTGATCGCAGAGCGTCGCGCTAAGTTAGACAAAATTCGCGAAACTTGCTCGGCTAACGGCCACCCAAATGACTTTAAACGTGAGCACTTAGCTGACGATTTACAGCAACAATTTGGCGAGCAGTCTAAACAAGACTTAGAAGCTGCAGGTAATGTAGTGGCTATTGCTGGCCGTATCATGGCAAAGCGTGGTCCATTTTTAGTTATTCAAGATGTGTCGGGTCGTATTCAAGCCTATGCGCCAAAGCCTGTACAAAAAGAGCTGAAAGAAATTGGTGGCCTAGACATTGGCGACATTATTGGTGTGAAAGGTGCGTTGCACAAATCAGGTAAAGGTGACCTTTACGTGAACATGGACGAGTACGCCTTGCTCACTAAAGCCTTGCGCCCTCTGCCAGAAAAGTTTCATGGGTTAACCGACCAAGAGCAGCGCTACCGTCAGCGTTACGTTGATTTGATCGTGAACGACGATTCACGCCAAGCCTTTGTTGTGCGCTCTAAGTTGGTTGCCGGTATTCGCCGCTTTATGGAGTCTAAGGATTTCATGGAAGTTGAAACGCCAATGATGCAAGTGATCCCTGGCGGCGCCACTGCACGTCCATTTGTTACTCATCACAATGCCTTAGACCAAGAAATGTTCTTGCGTATTGCGCCAGAGCTTTACTTGAAGCGCTTGGTGGTAGGTGGTTTTGAACGTGTCTTCGAAATTAACCGTAACTTCCGTAACGAAGGTTTATCGCCTCGCCATAACCCAGAATTCACCATGATGGAATTCTATATGGCCTATGCTGACTACAACGATTTGATGGACTTAACCGAAGAAATGCTGCGCACCGTAGCAGTTGAGGTGCTAGGTTCATCTTCTATGCCTTACGGCGATGAAACGGTTGAGTTTGCTGGTAGCTATCCACGCCTAAGCATGCTGCAAGCCATTAAGCAGTACAATCCTGAACACGCCGATATTCAAGCTTTGGACTACGACAAAGTGCAAGACCGCGAGCACATGGTGAGCATTGCTAAATCAGTTGGCGTTGAAGTAGAGAAGTTCTGGACTTGCGGTCAGCTACTTGAAGAGATCTTCGGAGAGACTGCTGAGCCTAAGCTAATTCAACCAACCTTTATTACGGAATACCCAGCAGATATTAGCCCGCTAGCGCGCCGTAATGACGACAATGCCTTTATCACCGACCGTTTTGAGTTCTTCATCGGTGGCCGTGAAGTGGCTAATGGCTTCTCTGAGCTTAATGATGCAGAAGACCAAGATGCGCGTTTCAAGGCGCAGGTTGAGGCTAAAGATGCTGGCGATGATGAAGCGATGTTCTACGACGCCGATTACATCACAGCCTTAGAGCACGGCCTACCACCAACGGCTGGCCAAGGTATTGGTATTGACCGCCTGGCGATGCTCTTCACCAACACTCACACTATTCGCGACGTAATCCTATTCCCAGCGATGCGCCCGCAAGCTTAA
- a CDS encoding carbonic anhydrase gives MNKQQVKRVLISTVIAISGGALAQGDVHWGYSGHQGPEHWGELAPEFSLCTSGKNQSPINISATTKGQLPSLALNYQASGNEIINNGHTIQVNYAPGSYLDIAGHQFELKQFHFHSPSENTLRGKSFPLEAHFVHADSKGNLAVVALMFEQGNENQELAKAWSQLPQEAGQKARLATPINGLNMLPSKHDYYRFNGSLTTPPCSEGVRWIVLKNAVSASKQQINDFSSLMKLPNNRPVQGINARLIVE, from the coding sequence ATGAATAAGCAACAAGTGAAAAGAGTATTAATAAGTACCGTTATAGCTATCTCGGGCGGTGCTCTGGCACAGGGCGACGTGCATTGGGGATATTCGGGCCACCAAGGACCAGAGCATTGGGGTGAGTTAGCCCCAGAGTTTAGCCTGTGCACCAGCGGTAAAAATCAGTCACCTATCAATATTTCAGCAACCACCAAAGGCCAGCTACCCTCGCTAGCACTTAATTACCAAGCTTCAGGAAATGAAATCATCAACAACGGGCATACTATTCAAGTGAACTATGCACCGGGTAGCTATCTTGATATTGCTGGGCATCAGTTTGAACTAAAGCAGTTTCATTTCCACTCTCCCAGTGAAAACACATTAAGAGGCAAGTCCTTTCCCTTGGAAGCGCATTTTGTGCATGCCGATTCAAAGGGTAATTTAGCTGTTGTTGCCCTTATGTTTGAGCAAGGCAATGAAAACCAAGAGTTAGCTAAAGCATGGTCTCAGCTACCTCAGGAGGCGGGGCAGAAGGCGCGTTTAGCTACGCCGATAAATGGCCTAAATATGCTTCCGAGTAAGCACGATTACTACCGCTTTAATGGGTCTTTAACTACTCCACCTTGCAGCGAGGGGGTTAGGTGGATAGTGCTGAAAAATGCAGTTAGTGCATCTAAACAACAAATAAACGATTTCAGCTCGCTTATGAAACTTCCAAACAATCGCCCAGTTCAAGGCATCAATGCACGTTTAATTGTGGAATAG
- a CDS encoding DJ-1 family glyoxalase III, with product MTKVMVAIASGSEEIEAVSIIDVLRRAEITVDVVSIEADKRLEIVASRGVKLVADLHISDIDPADYQMLVLPGGVPGSEAFRDCESLINILKQRKAKQWLAAICAAPAIVLAEHQLLGDADVTCHPGLQQQLPQSQLSEERVVVDQAHWLITSQGPGTAIEFSLALIAQLKDQESAELVAAPMVLA from the coding sequence ATGACTAAAGTAATGGTAGCCATAGCCTCTGGCAGTGAAGAGATAGAAGCGGTGAGCATTATCGACGTATTACGCCGAGCAGAAATTACCGTTGATGTAGTGAGTATAGAAGCTGACAAGCGCTTAGAAATTGTGGCCTCTCGCGGCGTAAAACTAGTGGCCGATCTGCATATTAGCGATATAGACCCAGCAGACTACCAGATGCTGGTTCTGCCCGGCGGCGTTCCCGGCAGTGAAGCCTTTCGCGACTGTGAATCACTCATTAACATACTCAAGCAACGTAAGGCTAAACAATGGCTAGCCGCCATATGCGCGGCGCCAGCGATTGTACTGGCAGAGCACCAACTACTTGGCGATGCCGATGTTACTTGCCACCCAGGGCTTCAGCAGCAACTGCCGCAAAGCCAATTAAGTGAAGAAAGAGTGGTGGTTGATCAAGCCCATTGGCTCATCACCAGCCAAGGGCCTGGCACAGCCATTGAATTCAGCCTAGCCTTAATCGCTCAGCTAAAGGATCAAGAGAGCGCCGAGCTTGTCGCCGCCCCCATGGTATTAGCCTAA
- the tyrA gene encoding bifunctional chorismate mutase/prephenate dehydrogenase — protein MVQALNLLRDQIDEVDQQLLDLLQQRIQLVHKVGEVKTQHGLPIYAPDREAAMLAKRRAEAENKGVPPALIEDVLRRVMRESYTSEKDSGFKTINPELGNIVVIGGRGQLGRLFVQMFTLSGYQVDVIGKEDWHKAPELFASAGLVLVSVPINLTETVIAQLGNLPENCVLADITSIKSAPLNKMLAVHKGPVVGLHPMFGPDVPSLAKQVIVYADGRGGEQYQWLLQQMGIWGARLHAVEAESHDKAMTLIQSLRHFTSFAYGMHLSQEDADLKLLLDLSSPIYRLELAMVGRLFAQSPDLYADIIMASDQSAAMIKRYHQHFGELVELVENKDRAGFIAAFERVSEWFGDYSEEFLKESRSLLQQANDSRRS, from the coding sequence ATGGTTCAAGCTCTTAATCTTTTACGTGACCAAATTGATGAAGTGGATCAGCAGCTTCTTGATTTGTTACAGCAGCGTATTCAGTTGGTGCATAAGGTAGGCGAAGTAAAAACGCAGCATGGCTTACCTATTTACGCACCGGACCGCGAAGCCGCGATGTTGGCTAAGCGTCGTGCCGAAGCTGAAAACAAAGGTGTACCGCCAGCCTTAATTGAAGACGTATTACGTCGGGTTATGCGCGAGTCGTATACCAGTGAAAAAGACAGTGGTTTTAAAACAATAAATCCAGAGCTTGGCAACATTGTGGTGATTGGTGGCCGCGGGCAGTTAGGGCGTTTGTTCGTGCAAATGTTTACTTTGTCCGGCTATCAAGTAGACGTTATTGGCAAAGAAGACTGGCACAAAGCGCCGGAGCTATTTGCTAGCGCTGGCTTAGTATTGGTGTCGGTGCCGATTAATCTTACAGAAACGGTAATTGCCCAATTGGGCAACTTGCCAGAAAACTGCGTATTAGCCGACATCACCAGTATTAAGTCTGCGCCGCTTAACAAAATGTTAGCTGTGCACAAAGGCCCTGTAGTGGGTTTGCATCCCATGTTTGGCCCTGATGTACCTAGTCTTGCTAAGCAAGTGATTGTTTACGCCGACGGTCGTGGTGGTGAACAGTATCAATGGCTGTTGCAGCAGATGGGCATTTGGGGTGCACGCTTACATGCGGTAGAAGCTGAAAGCCACGATAAAGCGATGACTTTGATTCAGTCTTTACGTCACTTCACTTCGTTTGCCTATGGCATGCATTTGTCGCAAGAAGATGCCGACTTAAAACTGTTATTGGATTTAAGTTCACCTATCTATCGCTTAGAGCTTGCTATGGTAGGGCGCTTGTTTGCGCAGTCTCCTGATTTATATGCCGATATTATTATGGCGTCTGATCAGAGTGCTGCCATGATCAAACGTTACCATCAACACTTCGGTGAGTTGGTAGAGTTAGTTGAGAATAAAGATCGCGCAGGCTTCATCGCTGCTTTTGAGCGGGTGAGTGAATGGTTTGGCGATTATTCTGAAGAGTTCTTAAAAGAAAGCCGCAGTTTACTGCAACAAGCTAACGACAGCCGACGCTCTTAG
- a CDS encoding right-handed parallel beta-helix repeat-containing protein, producing MPSVLNKPRYLLQTIKRCIIIFGLFTFGSITWAADYYVSAHPNEQQLGTNNQPWGDLQHAVSQLKAGDTLWLKPGNYLVKSNIELKRSGTTGQKITIRSLPGERDRTIIRGAGIAIKQQSFITIEGLTIQQAFNGIYVEGSALSPTQDIILRNNRTVSTVQSGIAVWGVAWKQDPKNYLNLSKLLIEGNTIEQACIGNDEHATNGYNEAITIANGVSEFEISHNLITNGGNPKYGGEGIDLKEGVQNGEVHHNQIHSLHRRGIYLDAGGLLGYSPPFVKNIRIYNNQVHSIREAFDKQSNKRLFEGAGAMAIMTEGNGSVSDIQIFNNRLEHSDEDGILIYQHPKGSGTVSNIHIYRNYIANHRRTGILVDNPSATGIHIFNNQLENNNQNLMLLRGDVKQFPTSK from the coding sequence ATGCCAAGTGTTTTAAACAAACCCCGTTATCTGCTGCAAACAATTAAACGCTGCATAATTATCTTCGGATTATTTACTTTTGGTTCAATAACTTGGGCTGCTGATTACTATGTTAGCGCCCACCCTAATGAGCAACAGCTTGGCACTAATAATCAACCTTGGGGAGATTTACAGCACGCAGTAAGCCAGCTGAAAGCGGGGGATACTTTATGGCTAAAACCAGGGAATTATCTTGTCAAAAGCAATATCGAACTAAAACGCTCCGGCACCACAGGTCAAAAGATCACTATCCGTAGCCTGCCCGGTGAGCGCGATCGCACGATAATTAGAGGCGCAGGGATCGCTATAAAACAACAAAGCTTTATCACCATAGAAGGCCTAACCATACAACAAGCCTTCAACGGCATATATGTTGAAGGCTCAGCATTATCACCAACTCAAGACATTATCCTAAGAAATAATCGTACCGTGAGCACAGTTCAATCTGGGATTGCTGTTTGGGGTGTCGCCTGGAAACAAGATCCCAAAAACTATTTAAACCTGAGCAAACTACTCATAGAAGGAAACACTATTGAGCAAGCATGTATTGGCAATGATGAACATGCCACTAACGGATACAACGAAGCCATCACTATAGCCAATGGCGTAAGCGAATTTGAGATAAGCCATAACCTCATTACCAACGGCGGTAACCCCAAATATGGTGGAGAGGGTATTGATTTAAAAGAAGGCGTGCAGAATGGAGAGGTGCACCACAACCAAATCCATAGTTTACATCGACGTGGTATCTATTTAGATGCGGGGGGCCTGCTTGGATACTCTCCACCATTTGTAAAAAACATTCGAATTTATAATAACCAGGTGCACAGTATTCGCGAAGCTTTCGACAAGCAGAGCAATAAACGACTATTTGAAGGGGCTGGGGCAATGGCCATCATGACCGAAGGCAACGGCTCCGTTAGCGACATACAGATCTTTAATAATCGACTTGAGCATAGTGATGAAGACGGCATTTTGATTTACCAACATCCCAAGGGCAGCGGCACTGTAAGCAATATTCATATCTACAGAAATTACATAGCTAACCACCGCCGAACTGGGATATTGGTGGATAACCCAAGCGCCACAGGTATCCACATATTTAACAACCAACTAGAAAATAATAATCAGAACCTCATGCTACTGCGTGGAGACGTAAAGCAATTTCCCACAAGTAAATAA
- a CDS encoding cellulase family glycosylhydrolase: MNTNRLGTNYPSKIAKRFNLLSLSTAAGLLALSSLPAMAGFTTSGTQLLDANGQEVIMRGVNHAHAWYNYRQGAFRDIAEAGANTVRVVLSDGQQFAKNDAEDVAKVVKMCKLNRLVCVLEVHDVTGSGEKAEAGDIQTTAAYWVELASVLQGEEDYVIINIANEPFGNNVPAETYVNEHKTAIATLREAGFTHTLMVDAANWGQDWQEIMLDNASEVASADPLNNIMFSVHMYQVYQSREKIESYVSTFLNRHNMPLIVGEFGMDHQGQDVDEDAILAVAEEYKIGYLGWSWSGNTAPGTFELDMTVNFDASKLTTWGERLINGVNGIKQTSVLASVFDGQELPVIQQCDFYGTIVPICLYEDAGHSQENGGNCVGYTMCSEIPAGSGGIVDGPVDPTDPTDPTDPTDPTDPTDPTDPTDPTDPTDPTVPVDPSAACKHLVVNSWDGGFQGAVVITNNGSEAINGWEVSWGYSDGSAISSTWNADVLTAEGYTASNLSWNSTIAAGESVEFGFTGTGAGTATAVSGSVCQ; the protein is encoded by the coding sequence ATGAACACCAATAGACTCGGGACTAATTACCCAAGCAAAATAGCTAAACGCTTTAATCTATTAAGTTTAAGTACTGCTGCAGGCCTACTGGCTTTATCCAGTCTGCCAGCAATGGCTGGATTCACTACTTCGGGAACTCAGCTGCTAGACGCCAATGGCCAGGAGGTCATTATGCGCGGAGTGAACCATGCCCATGCTTGGTACAACTACCGCCAAGGGGCTTTTAGAGACATCGCAGAAGCGGGTGCTAATACCGTAAGAGTGGTGTTGAGTGACGGCCAGCAGTTTGCTAAAAACGATGCTGAGGATGTCGCCAAAGTAGTCAAAATGTGTAAGTTAAATCGCTTGGTGTGTGTGCTTGAAGTGCATGATGTGACCGGCTCGGGAGAGAAGGCTGAAGCAGGAGACATCCAAACTACTGCGGCATACTGGGTCGAGCTTGCCAGTGTACTGCAAGGCGAAGAAGATTACGTGATTATTAACATTGCTAATGAGCCTTTTGGCAACAATGTGCCCGCAGAAACTTATGTAAATGAGCATAAAACGGCCATCGCAACTTTACGTGAAGCAGGGTTTACCCACACCTTAATGGTTGATGCCGCAAACTGGGGACAAGATTGGCAAGAAATTATGTTGGATAATGCCTCGGAAGTCGCCTCGGCGGACCCGTTAAACAATATAATGTTTAGTGTGCACATGTATCAGGTTTATCAGTCTCGCGAAAAGATTGAGTCCTATGTTTCTACATTCTTAAACCGCCACAATATGCCGCTGATCGTGGGTGAGTTTGGTATGGATCACCAAGGGCAGGATGTGGACGAAGATGCTATTTTAGCCGTAGCCGAAGAGTACAAAATTGGTTATTTAGGTTGGTCTTGGTCGGGCAACACTGCACCGGGCACCTTCGAATTAGATATGACAGTTAACTTTGATGCCAGCAAGCTAACCACTTGGGGGGAGCGTTTGATCAATGGAGTAAATGGTATCAAACAAACTTCGGTGTTGGCTTCGGTATTTGATGGCCAAGAACTGCCAGTGATTCAACAGTGTGATTTTTACGGCACTATCGTACCAATTTGTTTGTATGAAGATGCTGGGCACTCTCAAGAAAACGGCGGTAACTGTGTAGGCTATACCATGTGTAGTGAAATTCCTGCTGGTTCTGGAGGAATAGTAGATGGTCCTGTAGACCCAACAGACCCAACAGACCCAACAGACCCAACAGACCCAACAGACCCAACAGACCCAACAGACCCAACAGACCCAACAGACCCAACGGACCCAACTGTTCCGGTTGACCCCAGCGCGGCTTGTAAACACCTCGTCGTTAATTCTTGGGACGGTGGTTTCCAAGGTGCCGTGGTCATTACTAATAATGGCAGCGAGGCGATTAATGGATGGGAAGTTAGCTGGGGCTATAGTGATGGCTCTGCGATAAGCAGTACTTGGAATGCTGATGTGCTAACAGCTGAAGGCTATACCGCATCAAACCTTTCTTGGAATAGCACTATCGCAGCTGGAGAGTCTGTTGAGTTTGGCTTTACCGGAACTGGTGCAGGAACGGCCACAGCAGTCAGTGGTAGCGTTTGCCAGTAA
- a CDS encoding substrate-binding domain-containing protein, with amino-acid sequence MKAFLFSVLVLFSCQSLATDSSAKPRFLVVPKTVTNPFFDDVEKGCLQAAAELDVECVYLGPEEADARYQDQIISQQIEQGLDGISVSVINSRVLTHRSMQLAKQSQIPVVTFDSDFSEKSLAADPKLRHSYIGTDNFQFGFQLGRLTQALKPQGGSFCIITGHKGAANLVERINGVYAGLGFNNNSGKSDLWEELSRCPIYSDDDAQRSLNNLDRMLRLHQYEPKLLDVIITVGAWPQTLEFKYSDVVSPHIDSLASKRLLLIFGDTLEVQKRLLAQGLAHGNVGQSPYDMGYQSIYTLYSIHQGKAVEELIHTKLERCVFGQTPLCQ; translated from the coding sequence GTGAAAGCATTCTTGTTTAGTGTGTTAGTCCTTTTTAGCTGTCAATCTCTTGCAACTGATTCCTCTGCAAAACCACGTTTCTTAGTGGTACCTAAAACCGTTACCAACCCTTTTTTTGATGATGTAGAAAAGGGCTGTTTACAAGCTGCCGCTGAGTTAGATGTAGAGTGTGTCTACCTTGGCCCTGAAGAAGCCGATGCCCGTTATCAAGATCAAATAATTTCTCAGCAAATTGAGCAAGGCCTCGACGGCATTTCGGTGTCGGTGATTAATTCTCGAGTACTTACTCACCGTAGCATGCAGCTTGCAAAGCAAAGTCAAATTCCGGTAGTTACCTTTGATTCTGACTTCTCCGAAAAGTCGCTCGCTGCAGATCCCAAACTTCGGCATAGCTATATTGGTACCGATAACTTTCAGTTTGGCTTTCAGTTGGGGCGTCTAACTCAGGCCTTAAAGCCGCAAGGAGGTTCCTTCTGTATTATTACGGGACATAAGGGGGCGGCCAATTTGGTGGAGCGTATAAATGGTGTATATGCCGGCCTAGGGTTTAACAATAACAGTGGTAAAAGTGACTTATGGGAAGAGCTAAGTCGCTGCCCAATATATTCCGATGACGACGCACAGCGCTCGCTTAATAATCTCGATAGAATGCTACGCCTGCATCAATACGAGCCAAAACTGCTTGATGTGATTATTACCGTTGGGGCGTGGCCGCAAACCTTGGAGTTTAAGTATTCAGACGTTGTATCGCCGCATATTGATAGCTTGGCCTCAAAGCGCTTATTGCTTATTTTTGGCGATACCCTCGAAGTGCAAAAGCGCCTTTTAGCGCAAGGTTTAGCTCATGGCAATGTTGGTCAATCACCCTATGATATGGGCTATCAGTCCATTTATACCCTGTATAGCATTCACCAAGGTAAAGCCGTGGAAGAGTTAATACACACTAAGTTAGAACGTTGTGTATTTGGTCAAACGCCCCTTTGCCAATAG
- the prfB gene encoding peptide chain release factor 2 (programmed frameshift): MFEINSVNNSLADIKERTEVLRGYLDYDAKAEQLEEVSRELEQPEIWNDPARAQALGKERAGLELVVKTIDNLTQGIEDVAGLVELAVEEEDQETFDEAQAEAEDLVKQLEKLEFRRMFAGEMDESDCYIDIQSGSGGTEAQDWANMMLRMYLRWCEAHQFKAELVEVSDGDVAGIKGATIKVSGEYAYGWLRTETGVHRLVRKSPFDSSGRRHTSFASAFIYPEIDDSIEVDIDPGDLRIDVYRASGAGGQHVNKTESAVRITHLPTNTVVQCQSGRSQHKNKDEAMKQLKAKLFELELQKQNAEKKAAEDNKSDIGWGSQIRSYVLDDSRIKDLRTGIENRNTQAVLDGDLDKFIEASLKSGL, encoded by the exons ATGTTTGAAATTAATTCGGTGAACAACTCACTAGCAGATATTAAAGAGCGCACAGAAGTGCTCCGGGGGTATCTT GACTACGATGCAAAAGCAGAGCAGTTAGAAGAAGTCAGTCGCGAATTAGAACAACCAGAAATTTGGAATGATCCAGCGCGCGCGCAAGCCTTAGGCAAAGAACGCGCAGGTTTAGAATTGGTGGTAAAAACCATCGATAACCTTACTCAAGGCATCGAAGATGTGGCGGGTTTGGTAGAGCTAGCCGTTGAAGAAGAAGATCAAGAAACCTTTGATGAAGCGCAGGCTGAAGCTGAAGACTTAGTTAAACAGCTTGAGAAACTCGAATTTCGCCGTATGTTTGCCGGCGAAATGGATGAGAGCGATTGCTACATTGATATTCAATCAGGCTCTGGTGGCACAGAGGCTCAAGACTGGGCCAATATGATGTTACGTATGTACTTACGTTGGTGTGAAGCTCACCAGTTTAAGGCCGAGTTGGTTGAAGTGTCTGATGGTGATGTTGCTGGCATTAAAGGCGCAACCATTAAAGTAAGTGGCGAATACGCTTATGGCTGGTTGAGAACTGAGACCGGGGTGCACCGTTTAGTGCGTAAATCGCCTTTTGATTCTAGTGGTCGCCGCCATACCTCTTTCGCTTCTGCTTTCATTTATCCAGAAATTGATGACAGCATTGAAGTGGATATTGACCCAGGTGATTTACGGATTGACGTATATCGCGCCTCGGGAGCGGGTGGTCAGCACGTAAACAAAACCGAATCAGCAGTGCGTATTACCCACTTGCCCACCAATACTGTGGTGCAGTGTCAAAGTGGCCGCTCGCAGCACAAGAACAAAGATGAAGCAATGAAGCAGCTAAAAGCTAAGTTGTTTGAACTAGAATTGCAAAAGCAAAATGCCGAGAAAAAAGCGGCAGAAGACAATAAATCGGACATTGGCTGGGGCAGTCAAATCCGGTCTTATGTATTAGATGATTCAAGAATTAAAGACCTTCGCACTGGCATTGAGAACCGTAATACTCAAGCTGTGTTAGATGGTGATTTAGATAAATTTATAGAAGCTAGCCTTAAGTCAGGGCTGTAA
- a CDS encoding 3-deoxy-7-phosphoheptulonate synthase, with protein sequence MQKDPINDIHISSEQVLITPEQLREKLPASEEALQFVLQSRKTIADICHKRDSRLLVITGPCSIHDLEQAKEYAARLKKLHDQYSDRLFIVMRVYFEKPRTTVGWKGFINDPHMDNSFDVETGLHNARELLTWTAELGLPVATEALDPISPQYLSELFSWAAIGARTTESQTHREMASGLSMPVGFKNGTDGNLGTAINAMQSAAHSHRFMGINQQGQVSLLQTQGNPDGHVILRGGKQPNYDSVNVALAEQAMEKAGLEPKLVVDCSHANSSKNHELQPLVAANVINQIEEGNKSIIGLMLESNLEAGNQPSEAPKSALKYGVSVTDACIDWTSTATLLEKMFNDLGDSLAKRLAK encoded by the coding sequence ATGCAAAAAGATCCAATTAACGATATTCATATTTCGTCAGAACAAGTATTAATCACCCCAGAACAGTTACGTGAGAAGCTTCCTGCTTCAGAAGAAGCACTGCAATTTGTATTGCAATCACGTAAAACTATCGCTGATATTTGCCACAAACGTGACTCACGTTTATTGGTAATTACTGGCCCTTGTTCTATCCACGATTTAGAACAGGCAAAAGAATATGCTGCACGCCTGAAGAAACTGCACGATCAATATAGCGATCGCCTATTTATCGTTATGCGAGTTTATTTTGAGAAGCCTCGTACAACCGTAGGTTGGAAAGGTTTCATTAACGACCCGCACATGGACAACTCTTTTGATGTTGAAACTGGCCTGCACAATGCGCGTGAATTGCTAACTTGGACTGCTGAGCTAGGTTTACCTGTTGCCACTGAAGCACTGGATCCAATTAGCCCGCAATACCTATCAGAATTATTCTCTTGGGCTGCGATTGGCGCACGTACTACTGAGTCGCAAACTCACCGCGAAATGGCCAGTGGCTTGTCTATGCCAGTGGGCTTTAAAAATGGTACCGACGGCAACCTAGGCACAGCCATTAATGCTATGCAATCTGCTGCTCACTCGCACCGTTTCATGGGTATTAACCAACAGGGCCAAGTATCTTTACTACAAACCCAAGGTAACCCAGACGGTCACGTAATTTTACGTGGTGGTAAACAGCCTAACTATGATTCAGTAAACGTAGCCTTAGCTGAGCAAGCGATGGAAAAAGCCGGTCTAGAGCCTAAATTGGTTGTTGACTGTAGCCACGCTAACTCAAGCAAAAATCACGAACTTCAACCATTGGTTGCCGCTAACGTGATTAATCAAATTGAAGAAGGCAATAAGTCAATCATTGGCTTAATGTTAGAAAGCAACTTGGAAGCGGGTAACCAACCAAGTGAAGCACCTAAATCTGCACTAAAATACGGTGTATCGGTTACCGATGCATGTATTGACTGGACATCTACAGCAACACTGTTAGAGAAGATGTTTAACGATCTTGGTGATAGCTTAGCCAAGCGCTTGGCAAAATAA